DNA sequence from the Streptomyces sp. HUAS 15-9 genome:
CCTGGCGCGGGGGCACCCCCATTCGCCCCCGCTCACCCGCCCTGATCAGATGCCGCTGCTACCCTGCGACTTGATCTGCCGGACAGGCCCTGGCACCGACAGAGCGCACCTGGTCAGCCGATCCGGCAGTTTCGGCCCTTGGCCGTGATGGTGCGCTGCTCCACCTTGCCCGACGAGCCGATGCTGTAGATGCGTCCGTCAGGAGTGGTCAGCACGCTGTGGGCGTTGATGTGCGTCTCGGTCGTTGTCCCCTGAGCGGAGAACGAGGTCAGCCTGCCGTTGGAGAGGAGAACACTGCAATCCTGGAACAGACCGATCTCCCCGGCGCTCTTGACCGAAACCTTCTTGAACGGGGTGGATCGGCTGCCTGAAGTGATGGAAATTTCCTGTGTCGATTCGTCAGAGGTTGCGGAGAATGATCCGAGCACGGTCGAGGTTTCAGAGCTCGCGCAATCACTTGCGAACTGCGCAGTGTCACGGATTTTCTTACCGGTCGTCAGGCTGAACTCGGACGCCTTGTCACCCAACGTCCACATCGTGCCCTGCTCCGGAGAAAGGCATCCCACGCTCCCCGGGAGGCCGGTGGTGAATCCTTTCCCCGCTTCTTGGTCAACATCATCCTTGCCCATGAACAGGATGCAGATCGACGGAGTTGAGGATCTTCTGAGCTGCTTACGTTGTGGAAACCCGAATTCAGGCGATTCGCGGCAAAGAAATGTCCGACGCCGCCGCGTGGAATCGGCGCAGCACCAGAGCGGCCACCTCTGGCGCTGGGCCCAGCACGCTCGCGAGGACGTCCGCACCCTGCGCGCCACGCGCGATACGGTCCGGCAGGAACCCCGGTGCCAGTACATAGGGTGCGACCGCGACCTGCTTGCAGCCGAGGGCGCGGAGTTCGCGTACCGCGTCCTCGGTACGCGGCAGCGACGCGGAGGCGAACGCAGGTCGCACGGCGCACCAACCGGTGTGCCGCCACTCCCGCGCGATTGCTGCGATCACTGCGATCGCCTCCGGGTCACTGGACCCCGCCGAGGCCAGTACGACCCCGGTCGAGGACTTGTCGGCGGGACTCAACCCCGCCTCGTGCAAGCGCCGTTCCAGCGCGGACAGCAGCAGCGGGGACGGGCCCAGCACCTCTGCCTGCCGAATCCGCAGCCGGCGCGGCGCGTCCCGCAGGACTGCCGGTATGTCAGCCTTGGCGTGGAACGCACGAGTGAGCAGCAGCGGCAGGACTACGACGTCTCGCACGCCCTCCGCCGCCAGGGACTCCAGCACCCCGTGCACGGATGGGATGTTGAAGTCCAGGAAGCCTGTCTCCACCCGTACGTCCGGGCGCAGCGAGCGCACCCGGCGTACGAGAGCGTGCACCGTCGCGGCGTGCCGCGGGTCGCGGCTGCCGTGGGCGATGACGAGGAGGACGGGCTTGTTGTACATGGGATTTCAGCTCTTCACCAGCAGACCGCGGCTGCGCAGCACCCACCGCTCCAGCGGGCTGAAGATCAACAGGTCGATGGCGATGCCAACGAACAGGATGAGCAGGATGGCGAGGAAGACCGTCGGCATGCTGCTGTTCGTACGGCCCACCTCCAGCAGCTGGCCCAGACCCATGCCCATGTCCGGCGACTGGGCGATGATCTCGGCGGCCATCAGCGAACGCCAGGAGAACGCCCACCCCTGCTTCAGACCGGCCACATAGCCGGGCAGCGCCGCCGGCATCACGATGTGCCAGGTGCCGCGCAGTCCGGTCGCACCCAGGGTGCGGCCCGCGCGCAGGAACAGCGGGGGCACCTGGTCGACGCCCGACACCAGGCCGTTGGCGATCGAGGGAACGGCGCCGAGCAGGATCACCGTGAACATCACCGAGTTGTTCAGTCCCAGCCAGATCACCGCGGGCGCGACCCAGGCCACCGAGGGCAGCGACTGCAGACCGGAGAGGATCGGGCCGATCGCCGCGCGCACGAACTTCACCCTGGCCACCACCAGGCCGAGCGGCGTACCGATGGCCAGCGCTATCAGGAAGCCGAGCAGGCCGCGGGAGACGCTGCCCCAGATGTAGTCGAGCAAGGTCCCCTTGAGCCACTGGTCCTTGACCTCGGCCCCTACATCGGCCGGGGAGGGCAGCTTGGACGGGTTGTCGACGACCGGGTAGAGGAGCGACCAGGCCACCAGCACCACGACGACGGCGATGATCGGCGGCAGGATCTTGTTCTTGAAGGTCTGACTGAAGGGCGTACTGCTCTTCGCCGTGGTCTCCAGGGCGTCGAGGCCCGCCTCGATGCTTCCGGCGTCCTGGGCCGGCGTCGTCTCAGTGCTGGCCATGACGGCGGATCTCCCCACGCAGTACATCGGTGATCTCAAGGGACAGCTCGGCCACGGGCGCGTCCTCGATACGACGCGGCTGCGGGATGCCGACCGTCCACTCGCGCGCGATCCGCCCCGGACGGGACGACAGCAGGATCACACGCTGAGCGAGCCGTACCGCCTCACGCACGTTGTGTGTGACGAAGAGGACGGACACGCCGGTCTCGGCCCAGATACGGGTCAGCTCGTCGTGCAGCACGTCCCGGGTAATGGCGTCGAGGGCCGCGAACGGCTCGTCCATCAGCAGCAGGTTGCTCTCCTGGGCGAGCGCGCGGGCCAGCGCCACACGCTGCCGCATACCGCCTGACAGCTCGTGCACACGCTTGCCGTGCGCGCCCTTCAGCCGGACGAGTTCAAGCAGCTCCTCGGCCCTGTCGCGCCGCTCGTTCTTCGGAAATCCCGTGAGCTTGAGGGCGAGTTCGATGTTCTTGCCCGCGGTCAGCCAAGGGAAGAGGGCGTGCTCCTGGAACATCAGAGCCGGGCGGCCGTCCGTCGCGATGGAGCCGACGGTCGGCCGGTCCAGTCCGGCCGCCAGGTTCAGCAGTGTGGACTTGCCGCAGCCCGAGGCCCCCAGGAGGGTGACGAACTCGCCGGGCGCGACATCGAGGCTGATGTCGTCCAGGACGAGCTGCTGCCCGCCCGGTCCTGCGAAGGACTTCGAGACATGCTCAAGGCGAGCGGCGTACTCCACCGCCTCCTCGGCCTTGGCGAGGGTCGTTGCCATGGTCGTCACCTCCTGGGAACTCGGGTCGGGATTCAGTTCGCGCCGAGAGTGGCGTCGTCGACCGGGCTCGCGCCCTCGGCCTTGAGGACCTTGTTGAGGAGTGTGAGGTCGTAGATGCCCTTCAGGTTCGGCTTCTCCAACAGACCGGCCTTGACCGCGTGCTCCGCCTCGGTGTTGAGGGTGGAGGCCAGCGGGTCGTCGGTGAACTGGATGGACTTCCACGCCGGGTCGATGACGTCCGCCGGCAGCGCCTTGCCCGAGTCCGCCTCCAGCCGCTTGTTCGCCGTGGCCTTCGCCTCGTCAGAGTTGGCGTTGATCCATTTGTTGGCCTCGACCGAAGCCTTCAGCACGGCCTCGACGGCCTTCGGGTGCTCCTTGAGGAAGTCCTGCCGCACGATGATGTTCGTGATCACGAACTTCTTGTCCGGCCACAGCGACGCCTCGTCGAGCAGTACCTTGCCACCTGCCGCGACCAGCTTGGACGCGGTCGGCTCCGGCACCCAGGCGCCGTCGATGGCGCCGGACTTGTAGGCGTCCGGGGTGACCTTGTTGTCGGTGCGTACCACCGACACATCGCCCTTGCCGGTGTTCGCGTCGACCTTCCAGCCCTGGTCCGCGACCCAGTTGAGGAACGCTACGTCCTGGGTGTTGCCGAGCTGCGGAGTCGCGATCTTCCTGCCCTTGACGTCCTTCAGGGACTTGATCTTCTTCGGGTTGATGACGAGCTTCACGCCGCCGGAGGCCGAGCCGCCGATGATGCGCAGGTTGGTGCCGTTCGCCTTGGTGTAGCCGTTGATCGCCGGGGACGGGCCGATCCAACCGATGTCGAGGGACTTCGAGTTGAGGGCCTCGATCTCCGATGGGCCGGCGTTGAAAATCTGGTAGTCCGCCTTGGTGGCGCCCAGTTGCTTCTGGAAGTAACCCTGCTGACGGGCAACGAGCGCGGTGCCGTGCGTCAGGTTGCCGAAGTAGCCGATTCTGACGGAGTCGAGGCCGTCGATCTTCGACGACCCGGCGGCGACCTTCTCCTTGGCGTTGTCGGCCGTGGACTCGGACCCGTACCCGCAAGCGGCGAGCGTGACGAGCGGAAGTGTGGCTACCACGGCTATGCCGCGGCGAAGGATCGTTGAGCGGTTGGCAGGCACGGGAGGCGTTCCTCTCGTTGGCCCGGCGGTCACGGTCTCTCAGGTCGTGGCCGGGAGATCGGCAGGTCTTCGTTTGCGCAGGCAGTGAGGGGTGAGGGCGCGCAGGCAGTGCGCGTACGTCACCGCACACATCGCGCCACTCCGCCCTGCCCGCTGCCGAGGGCGCCGCTGCCGACGCGGCCGCCCTCCTTCGCGAACATCGAGAAGAAATCGGGGGTCTTCATGCTCAGAAGTCCCAACCGTCGTCTTCGGCCTCGTCCTTGACCGGCTCCGGAGCGGCGAACGACTCACCGACCATGCCCGCGGTGAGCGTGGTGCCGTCGCTCGGGTCGATCAGGATGAACGAGCCGGTGCGGCGCGAGTCGGCGTAGGAGTCGAGCGGCAGCGGCTCGGCGGTACGGATCTTCACCCGGCCGATGTCGTTGGCGACGAGCTGTCCCGGGTGCGGGTGCAGCGACAGGTCGTCGAGCGTCAGCCGGGACGGGATGTCCTTGACGATCGCCTTGACCGTGCGGGTGCCGTGCTTGAGCAGCACCCGGTGCCCGACGGTCAGCGGCTGGTCGGCCACGTGGCACACCGTCGCCTCCACGTCCTGCGTGGTCGGCGGGGCGTCCTTGCTGGGCACGATCAGATCGCCGCGCGAGACGTCGATGTCGTCCTCCAGCAGGACGGTCACCGACTGCGTCGTCCAGGCCACGTCGACCGGCTTGCCCAGCAGGTCGATACCGGAGATCCGGGTCCCCCGGCCGGACGGCAGGATCGTCACCTGCTCGCCCACGTGGAAGCTGCCGGCGGCGATCTGGCCCGCGTATCCCCGGTAGTCCGGGTGCTCGGCGGTCTGCGGCCGGATCACGTACTGCACGGGCAGCCGCGCGTGGCAGTGCGCCAGGTCGTGGCTGACCGGGACGGTCTCCAGGTGCTCGAGGACCGTCGGGCCGCCGTACCAGTCCATGTTCGCGGACGCCTGCACGACGTTGTCACCGGCGAGCGCCGAGATCGGGATCGCGGTGACCTCCGGGACGCCGAGCTCGGTCGCGTACGCCGTGAACTCCTCGGCGATCGCGGCGAACACCGGCTCCTGGTAGTCGACGAGGTCCATCTTGTTGACCGCGAGGACCACGTGCGGGACCCGGAGCAGGGCGGCGATGGCGGCGTGCCGGCGGGTCTGCTCGACGACGCCGTTGCGGGCGTCGACCAGGATCACCGTCAGCTCGGCGGTGGAGGCGCCGGTGACCATGTTGCGGGTGTACTGCACATGGCCGGGGGTGTCGGCGAGGATGAAGCGGCGGCGGGGCGTGGCGAAGTAGCGGTAGGCCACGTCGATGGTGATGCCCTGCTCACGTTCGGCGCGCAGACCGTCGGTGAGCAGTGCCAGGTCGGGGGCGTCCTGGCCGCGCGAGCGGGAGGCGTGCTCGACGGCCTCCAGCTGGTCGGCGAGGACCGACTTGGAGTCGTGCAGCAGCCGGCCCACGAGGGTGGACTTGCCGTCGTCGACGGAGCCCGCGGTGGCGAACCGCAGCAGGGTGGTGGCCGAGAGTTCCTCGGTCGTCGTCGTGCTCATGCTTAGAAGTACCCCTCGCGCTTGCGGTCTTCCATCGCGGCCTCGGAGAGCTTGTCGTCGGCGCGGGTGGCGCCGCGCTCGGTGAGCCGGGAGGCGGCGATCTCGGCGATCACGGCGTCCAGCGTCGTGGCGTCGGAGTCCACGGCGCCGGTGCAGGACATGTCGCCGACGGTGCGGTAGCGGACCTGCCGCTTCACGACGGTCTCGTTCTCGCGCGGGCCGCCCCACTCGCCCGCCGTCAGCCACATCCCGGCCCGCTGGAACACCTCGCGCTCGTGCGCGAAGTAGATCTCGGGCAGCTCGATGCCCTCGCGGGCGATGTACTGCCACACGTCCAGCTCGGTCCAGTTGCTGAGCGGGAAGACGCGGACGTGCTCGCCGGGGGCGTGCCGCCCGTTGTAGAGGTTCCACAGCTCCGGGCGCTGGCGGCGCGGGTCCCACTGGGAGAACTCGTCCCGCAGGGAGAACACGCGTTCCTTGGCGCGGGCCTTCTCCTCGTCGCGGCGTCCGCCGCCGAAGACGGCGTCGAACCGCTCGCTCTGGATCTTCTCGGTGAGCGGGACGGTCTGGAGGGGGTTACGGGTCCCGTCCGGGCGTTCCTTGAGCACACCACGGTCGATGTAGTCCTGTACGGAGGCCACATGGAGGCGCAGTCCATGTGCGGCGACCACACGGTCCCGGTACTCCAGCACCTCGGGGAAGTTGTGTCCGGTGTCCACATGCAGCAGGGAGAAGGGCACGGCCGCCGGGGCGAACGCCTTCAGTGCCAGATGCAGCATGAGGATGGAGTCCTTGCCGCCGGAGAACAGGATCACCGGCCGCTCGAACTCGCCCGCCACCTCACGGAAGATATGGACCGCCTCGGACTCCAGGGAGTCCAGATGGGAGAGGGCGTACGGCGTGCCCGTGCCCTCCTCGGCCGTCGCGACGATCGCCGTCATGCCAGTCCCCTCTCGCTGAGCAGGGCGTGCACCGACGCCGCGGACTCCTGCACGGTCTGGTTCTGCGACTCGATCCGCAGATCGGGCGCCCCGGGCGCCTCGTACGGGTCGTCGACCCCGGTGAGCCCCGACAGCTCGCCCGCGGCCTGCTTGGCGTACAGACCCTTCACATCGCGTACGGAGCACACCTCGACCGGGGTGGCCACGTGCACCTCCAGGTACGTCGTGCCGTTCTCGTGGTGGCGCTTGCGCACCGCCTCGCGGCTGTCGGCGTAGGGCGCGATGACCGGGACGAGCGCCTTGACGCCGTTACGGGCCAGCAGTTCGGCGAGGAAGCCGATGCGCTGCACGTTGGTGTGCCGGTCCTCGCGGCTGAAGCCGAGGCCCGCCGAGATGAACTCGCGGATCTCGTCGCCGTCGAGCACCTCGACGAGGTGGCCCTCCTCGCGCAGCCGGCCGGCCAGCTCGTACGCGATGGTGGTCTTGCCGGCGCTCGGCAGACCCGTGAGCCAGACGGTGGCTCCGGTCGTCACGTCGTTCTCCAATGTCGTAGAAGGCACGGTCATGTCAGCCGTGCAGTCCGCACTCGGTCTTGGCCCGGCCCGCCCAGCGCCCGGCCCGCGTGTCCTCGCCCTCCAGGACGCGGCGGGTGCAGGGGGCGCAGCCCACGGAGGTGTAGCCGTCCATCAGCAGGGGGTTGGTCAGTACGCCGTGTTCGGCGACGTACGCGTCCACGTCCTCCTGGGTCCAGCGGGCGATGGGGGAGATCTTGACCTTCCGGCGCTTCTCGTCCCAGCCGACGACCGGGGTGTTCGCCCGGGTCGGGGACTCGTCGCGACGCAGGCCGGTCGCCCAGGCCTGGTAGTCCTTCAGGCCCTCCTCCAGCGGCTGGACCTTGCGCAGCTTGCAGCACAGGTCCGGGTCGCGGTCGTGCAGCTTCGGGCCGAACTCCGCGTCCTGCTCGGCCACCGTCTGTCGCGGCGTGAGCGTGATGACGTTGACGTCCATCACGGCCTCGACCGCGTCACGGGTGCCGATGGTCTCCGGGAAGTGGTAGCCGGTGTCGAGGAAGACTACGTCGACAAAGCTGTCGCCCTTCATCGCGCGCGAGGCGAGATGCGCGACCACCGCGTCCTCCATGGAGGAGGTCACGCAGAAGCGCTTGCCGAAGGTGTCCACCGCCCACTGGAGGATCTCCAGCGCGGAGGCGTCCTCCAGCTCGCGCCCCGCCCGCTCGGCCAGCGCCTTCAACTCCTCGGCCGTGCGCTCTTCCTGAGCCGTCGTCATGTCCGGTCCCCTCCGTTGTCGGCTCGCTGAACCCCCCGGGCCAGCAGCCCGAGGAACTTCAGCTGGAATGCGCGGTTGCAGGCCGCGCATTCCCAGGCGCCGTGGCTTTGCTCGCTCGGACGCAGGTCCTCGTCGCCGCAGTAGGGGCAGTAGAAGGGAGCGGCTCGCTCACTCACGACAGCGCCTCCTCCGAAGCCCGCGCGGCCCAGGCGGCGAATCGCTCGTCGGCCGTGCGCTCCGCCTGGAAGCGCTTCAGCACCCGCTCGATGTAGTCGGGCAGTTCGTCCGAGGTGACCTTCAGACCGCGGACCTTGCGGCCGAACCCGGCCTCCAGGCCCAGCGCGCCACCGAGGTGCACCTGGTAGCCCTCGACCTGTTCGCCCTGGTCGTTCACGACGAGCTGGCCCTTGAGACCGATGTCCGCCACCTGGATACGGGCACAGGCGTTCGGGCAGCCGTTGAGGTTGATGGTGAGGGGCTCGTCGAAGTCCGGCAGGCGGCGCTCCAGTTCGTCGATCAGCTGCGCGCCGCGCTGCTTGGTCTCGACGATGGCGAGCTTGCAGAACTCGATGCCGGTGCAGGCCATCGTGCCGC
Encoded proteins:
- a CDS encoding sirohydrochlorin chelatase; translation: MYNKPVLLVIAHGSRDPRHAATVHALVRRVRSLRPDVRVETGFLDFNIPSVHGVLESLAAEGVRDVVVLPLLLTRAFHAKADIPAVLRDAPRRLRIRQAEVLGPSPLLLSALERRLHEAGLSPADKSSTGVVLASAGSSDPEAIAVIAAIAREWRHTGWCAVRPAFASASLPRTEDAVRELRALGCKQVAVAPYVLAPGFLPDRIARGAQGADVLASVLGPAPEVAALVLRRFHAAASDISLPRIA
- a CDS encoding ABC transporter permease translates to MASTETTPAQDAGSIEAGLDALETTAKSSTPFSQTFKNKILPPIIAVVVVLVAWSLLYPVVDNPSKLPSPADVGAEVKDQWLKGTLLDYIWGSVSRGLLGFLIALAIGTPLGLVVARVKFVRAAIGPILSGLQSLPSVAWVAPAVIWLGLNNSVMFTVILLGAVPSIANGLVSGVDQVPPLFLRAGRTLGATGLRGTWHIVMPAALPGYVAGLKQGWAFSWRSLMAAEIIAQSPDMGMGLGQLLEVGRTNSSMPTVFLAILLILFVGIAIDLLIFSPLERWVLRSRGLLVKS
- a CDS encoding ABC transporter ATP-binding protein gives rise to the protein MATTLAKAEEAVEYAARLEHVSKSFAGPGGQQLVLDDISLDVAPGEFVTLLGASGCGKSTLLNLAAGLDRPTVGSIATDGRPALMFQEHALFPWLTAGKNIELALKLTGFPKNERRDRAEELLELVRLKGAHGKRVHELSGGMRQRVALARALAQESNLLLMDEPFAALDAITRDVLHDELTRIWAETGVSVLFVTHNVREAVRLAQRVILLSSRPGRIAREWTVGIPQPRRIEDAPVAELSLEITDVLRGEIRRHGQH
- a CDS encoding aliphatic sulfonate ABC transporter substrate-binding protein, translated to MPANRSTILRRGIAVVATLPLVTLAACGYGSESTADNAKEKVAAGSSKIDGLDSVRIGYFGNLTHGTALVARQQGYFQKQLGATKADYQIFNAGPSEIEALNSKSLDIGWIGPSPAINGYTKANGTNLRIIGGSASGGVKLVINPKKIKSLKDVKGRKIATPQLGNTQDVAFLNWVADQGWKVDANTGKGDVSVVRTDNKVTPDAYKSGAIDGAWVPEPTASKLVAAGGKVLLDEASLWPDKKFVITNIIVRQDFLKEHPKAVEAVLKASVEANKWINANSDEAKATANKRLEADSGKALPADVIDPAWKSIQFTDDPLASTLNTEAEHAVKAGLLEKPNLKGIYDLTLLNKVLKAEGASPVDDATLGAN
- a CDS encoding sulfate adenylyltransferase subunit 1 is translated as MSTTTTEELSATTLLRFATAGSVDDGKSTLVGRLLHDSKSVLADQLEAVEHASRSRGQDAPDLALLTDGLRAEREQGITIDVAYRYFATPRRRFILADTPGHVQYTRNMVTGASTAELTVILVDARNGVVEQTRRHAAIAALLRVPHVVLAVNKMDLVDYQEPVFAAIAEEFTAYATELGVPEVTAIPISALAGDNVVQASANMDWYGGPTVLEHLETVPVSHDLAHCHARLPVQYVIRPQTAEHPDYRGYAGQIAAGSFHVGEQVTILPSGRGTRISGIDLLGKPVDVAWTTQSVTVLLEDDIDVSRGDLIVPSKDAPPTTQDVEATVCHVADQPLTVGHRVLLKHGTRTVKAIVKDIPSRLTLDDLSLHPHPGQLVANDIGRVKIRTAEPLPLDSYADSRRTGSFILIDPSDGTTLTAGMVGESFAAPEPVKDEAEDDGWDF
- the cysD gene encoding sulfate adenylyltransferase subunit CysD — its product is MTAIVATAEEGTGTPYALSHLDSLESEAVHIFREVAGEFERPVILFSGGKDSILMLHLALKAFAPAAVPFSLLHVDTGHNFPEVLEYRDRVVAAHGLRLHVASVQDYIDRGVLKERPDGTRNPLQTVPLTEKIQSERFDAVFGGGRRDEEKARAKERVFSLRDEFSQWDPRRQRPELWNLYNGRHAPGEHVRVFPLSNWTELDVWQYIAREGIELPEIYFAHEREVFQRAGMWLTAGEWGGPRENETVVKRQVRYRTVGDMSCTGAVDSDATTLDAVIAEIAASRLTERGATRADDKLSEAAMEDRKREGYF
- the cysC gene encoding adenylyl-sulfate kinase; the encoded protein is MTVPSTTLENDVTTGATVWLTGLPSAGKTTIAYELAGRLREEGHLVEVLDGDEIREFISAGLGFSREDRHTNVQRIGFLAELLARNGVKALVPVIAPYADSREAVRKRHHENGTTYLEVHVATPVEVCSVRDVKGLYAKQAAGELSGLTGVDDPYEAPGAPDLRIESQNQTVQESAASVHALLSERGLA
- a CDS encoding phosphoadenylyl-sulfate reductase — translated: MTTAQEERTAEELKALAERAGRELEDASALEILQWAVDTFGKRFCVTSSMEDAVVAHLASRAMKGDSFVDVVFLDTGYHFPETIGTRDAVEAVMDVNVITLTPRQTVAEQDAEFGPKLHDRDPDLCCKLRKVQPLEEGLKDYQAWATGLRRDESPTRANTPVVGWDEKRRKVKISPIARWTQEDVDAYVAEHGVLTNPLLMDGYTSVGCAPCTRRVLEGEDTRAGRWAGRAKTECGLHG